The following are from one region of the Lacinutrix sp. Bg11-31 genome:
- a CDS encoding TIGR00730 family Rossman fold protein, translating into MKSIAVFCGASMGNDDTIISEAYALGKTLAQQNITLVYGAAKIGIMGTVANGALENNGKVVGIIPDFLKTKEIVSEGLTELIVTSNMHNRKVKLYEKSDGFIVIPGGFGTMDEFFEISTWGQLGLHTKPIGILNTSGYYSALISQFKTMVEKGFLKQENLDAVVVDNTIGGLLKKMNNYVPLPAPKWLDVSKL; encoded by the coding sequence ATGAAAAGCATAGCAGTATTTTGTGGCGCAAGCATGGGAAATGATGATACAATTATTTCTGAAGCTTATGCTTTAGGTAAAACATTAGCGCAACAAAACATTACTTTAGTTTATGGTGCCGCCAAAATTGGTATTATGGGAACGGTTGCTAATGGAGCACTTGAAAACAACGGAAAGGTTGTTGGGATTATTCCTGATTTTTTAAAGACAAAAGAAATTGTAAGTGAAGGCTTAACAGAATTAATTGTAACCAGTAATATGCACAATCGTAAAGTGAAGTTATACGAGAAAAGCGATGGTTTTATAGTTATTCCTGGAGGTTTTGGTACAATGGACGAGTTTTTCGAAATATCAACTTGGGGACAGTTAGGGTTGCATACCAAACCTATTGGTATTTTAAATACTAGTGGTTATTACAGTGCGTTAATTTCTCAATTTAAAACAATGGTAGAAAAAGGGTTTTTAAAACAAGAAAATTTAGATGCTGTTGTTGTGGATAATACTATTGGTGGTTTGTTAAAGAAAATGAATAATTATGTGCCATTGCCAGCGCCAAAATGGTTAGATGTTTCTAAACTATAG
- the prmC gene encoding peptide chain release factor N(5)-glutamine methyltransferase: MLVKDLENIFHETLDAIYGKEEVTSFFFLCTDAFYNITRFALALDRDLSITKEEQQPIFDALEALKNEKPIQYILGETEFYGLPFKVDENTLIPRPETEELVQLIIDCHSKQSEESQPSILDIGTGSGCIAISLAKNIGNAQVYAMDVSAKAIKKAKENAVLNKVEVEFIEADILNICHSALDAESTFNVIVSNPPYVRNLEKAEIQNNVLNNEPHLALFVEDDNPLLFYKAITEFAVGKLKENGQLFFEINEYLGPETKILVETFGFKNVEIIKDLFGKDRMIKADK; the protein is encoded by the coding sequence GTGTTAGTAAAAGACTTAGAAAATATATTTCATGAAACCTTAGATGCAATCTACGGTAAAGAAGAAGTGACTAGTTTCTTCTTTTTGTGTACAGATGCTTTTTATAATATTACACGTTTTGCATTGGCATTAGATAGAGATCTGTCTATTACAAAAGAAGAGCAACAACCTATTTTTGATGCTTTAGAAGCTTTAAAGAATGAAAAACCCATTCAATACATTTTAGGCGAAACAGAATTTTATGGTTTACCATTTAAAGTGGATGAGAACACACTAATTCCAAGACCAGAAACGGAAGAATTAGTACAATTAATTATCGATTGTCATTCAAAACAAAGTGAAGAATCTCAACCTTCAATATTAGATATTGGTACAGGAAGTGGTTGTATTGCGATTTCGTTAGCTAAAAACATTGGTAATGCACAGGTTTATGCAATGGATGTTTCCGCGAAAGCGATAAAAAAAGCAAAAGAAAACGCTGTTTTAAATAAAGTAGAAGTTGAGTTTATTGAAGCAGATATTTTAAATATTTGTCATTCCGCACTTGATGCGGAATCCACTTTTAATGTTATTGTATCTAATCCGCCATATGTACGTAATCTTGAAAAAGCAGAAATACAAAACAACGTATTAAATAACGAACCACATTTGGCTTTGTTTGTAGAAGATGATAATCCGTTATTATTTTATAAGGCAATTACTGAATTTGCTGTTGGGAAATTGAAAGAAAACGGACAACTATTCTTCGAAATTAACGAGTATTTAGGACCAGAAACGAAAATTCTAGTTGAGACTTTCGGGTTTAAAAACGTAGAAATAATTAAAGATTTATTTGGTAAAGACCGAATGATAAAAGCAGATAAATAA
- a CDS encoding GNAT family N-acetyltransferase, with protein MSNNNIVIREIKAEDNAQIESVIRAVFIEYKLPLVGTAYADSETPKMFESYSKTREAYYVVTVDGVVEGGGGLKPLNGMEDDVCEIQKMYFSSKVRGKGYGKKMFLKCLEKAKALGFKQCYLETIPELKEAIHIYETNGFKHLNAPLGETGHFNCGIWMIKDL; from the coding sequence GTGAGTAATAATAATATTGTAATAAGAGAAATTAAAGCGGAAGATAATGCTCAGATTGAAAGTGTTATACGTGCCGTTTTTATTGAGTATAAGCTGCCATTAGTTGGTACAGCATACGCAGATAGCGAAACACCTAAAATGTTTGAATCTTATAGTAAAACAAGAGAAGCATATTATGTGGTTACTGTAGATGGTGTTGTAGAAGGTGGAGGAGGTTTAAAACCTTTAAATGGAATGGAGGACGATGTTTGCGAAATTCAGAAAATGTATTTTTCGTCGAAAGTTCGTGGCAAAGGTTATGGTAAAAAGATGTTTTTAAAATGTTTAGAAAAAGCGAAGGCTTTAGGTTTTAAGCAATGTTATTTAGAAACAATTCCAGAGTTAAAAGAAGCTATTCATATATACGAAACTAATGGTTTTAAGCATTTAAATGCACCTTTGGGAGAAACAGGACATTTTAACTGTGGTATTTGGATGATTAAAGATTTATAA
- a CDS encoding LEA type 2 family protein — translation MKKLIILLTITVCFLSCSIKEKPEFLRVENIEVADSNSEFIILTADAFFNNPNSVGGKLETEGITITVNDIEVATVSSKEFDVPSKKEFSIPLSANIPTNKLLNLNNLSSVLSSMLNKSMKVQYKGVIKYKVFGFSHKYDVDEIEDVKIKL, via the coding sequence ATGAAGAAACTCATAATCTTATTAACAATTACAGTTTGTTTTTTAAGTTGCTCGATTAAAGAAAAACCAGAATTTTTACGTGTAGAAAATATTGAAGTTGCAGATTCTAATTCAGAATTTATAATACTAACTGCTGATGCTTTTTTTAACAATCCAAATAGCGTTGGCGGAAAATTAGAAACTGAAGGCATTACAATTACTGTAAACGATATTGAAGTTGCAACTGTCTCTTCTAAGGAGTTCGATGTGCCTTCTAAAAAGGAATTTTCTATTCCATTATCGGCAAATATTCCAACTAACAAATTATTAAACCTTAATAATCTGAGTAGTGTTTTAAGTAGTATGCTTAATAAATCTATGAAAGTGCAATATAAAGGTGTGATTAAATATAAAGTATTTGGTTTTTCGCATAAATACGATGTGGATGAAATTGAAGATGTAAAGATTAAACTATAA
- the ribD gene encoding bifunctional diaminohydroxyphosphoribosylaminopyrimidine deaminase/5-amino-6-(5-phosphoribosylamino)uracil reductase RibD, translating to MTTHEIYMQRAIQIANNGLGTTRPNPMVGAVIVHNNKIIGEGFTSKYGGNHAEVNAIKSVTDKLLLAKSTIYVTLEPCSHYGKTPPCSDLILHHKIPNVVIGCVDDNPEVAGKGIKKLMEAGCNVTIGVLEKECKAHHKRFFTFHNKKRPYIILKWAETSDGFIAPTSRDEQKPVWITNQLSRQLVHKWRAEEQAILVGANTVLQDNPSLTVRDWTGNNPIRVVLDKNEKLQKHLSVFNYEAETILLKENTAKSICDTLFTNSINSIIIEGGAKTLQLFIDEGLWDEARIFKGKIDFNDGVKAPKFSETLITKEKILEDTLRIYKNSYQFE from the coding sequence TTGACTACTCACGAAATATACATGCAACGCGCAATACAAATTGCAAATAACGGATTAGGCACAACACGCCCAAACCCAATGGTTGGCGCTGTAATTGTACATAACAATAAAATTATTGGAGAAGGGTTTACTAGCAAATATGGTGGTAATCATGCCGAAGTTAATGCTATTAAATCCGTTACAGATAAATTGCTTTTAGCAAAAAGCACTATTTACGTTACACTTGAACCTTGCTCTCATTATGGAAAAACACCTCCTTGTAGCGATTTAATATTACACCACAAAATACCAAACGTCGTTATTGGCTGCGTAGATGATAATCCTGAAGTTGCTGGAAAAGGCATAAAAAAACTAATGGAAGCTGGTTGCAATGTTACAATTGGTGTTTTAGAAAAAGAATGCAAGGCACACCACAAACGTTTTTTTACCTTTCACAATAAAAAACGTCCTTATATTATATTAAAATGGGCAGAAACTAGCGATGGTTTTATTGCTCCTACTTCTAGAGACGAACAAAAACCAGTTTGGATAACAAACCAATTATCGAGACAATTAGTCCATAAATGGCGAGCAGAAGAACAAGCTATTTTGGTTGGTGCAAATACTGTTTTGCAAGACAATCCTAGTTTAACCGTTCGAGATTGGACTGGTAACAATCCTATTCGTGTGGTTTTAGATAAAAATGAAAAACTACAAAAGCATCTTTCGGTATTTAATTATGAAGCCGAAACTATTCTATTAAAAGAAAATACTGCTAAAAGTATTTGCGATACGTTATTTACAAACAGTATCAATTCTATTATAATTGAAGGAGGCGCAAAAACACTTCAGCTTTTTATAGATGAAGGTCTTTGGGATGAAGCTAGAATATTTAAAGGCAAAATTGATTTTAATGATGGCGTGAAAGCGCCGAAATTTTCAGAAACATTAATTACTAAAGAAAAAATATTAGAAGACACATTAAGAATTTACAAAAACAGCTATCAGTTCGAGTGA
- a CDS encoding HAD family phosphatase: MIKTIIFDFGDVFINLDKEGAMANALELFEMEELSEDLIAINALYEQGLLSTDEFIDFYRENFPKLSKQEIIEAWNFIICDFPPKRLAFIEQLAKDKKYNLILLSNTNDLHIECIKKHIPFYDDFKAAFNKFYLSHEIMLRKPNADIFEFVLKENKLKPEDCLFIDDTLENTETAAKLGINVWNNDPKTEDIVDLFTIKRNIF; this comes from the coding sequence ATGATAAAAACAATAATATTCGATTTCGGAGACGTATTTATAAATCTTGATAAAGAAGGTGCAATGGCAAATGCTTTAGAATTATTTGAAATGGAAGAACTTTCTGAAGATTTAATAGCAATAAACGCACTTTACGAGCAAGGTCTATTGTCTACAGATGAATTTATAGATTTCTATCGTGAAAACTTCCCAAAATTATCGAAACAAGAAATTATTGAGGCTTGGAATTTTATAATTTGCGATTTCCCACCAAAAAGATTAGCGTTTATAGAGCAATTAGCAAAAGACAAAAAATACAATCTTATTTTATTAAGTAACACAAACGATCTACATATAGAATGTATAAAAAAACACATTCCTTTTTATGATGATTTTAAAGCTGCTTTCAACAAATTTTATTTGTCTCATGAAATTATGCTAAGAAAACCAAATGCAGATATTTTTGAATTTGTATTAAAAGAAAACAAACTAAAACCTGAAGATTGCCTTTTTATAGACGACACTTTAGAAAATACAGAAACCGCAGCAAAACTTGGAATTAACGTTTGGAATAACGATCCAAAAACAGAAGATATCGTAGACTTATTCACCATTAAAAGAAATATTTTTTGA
- a CDS encoding EamA family transporter, whose amino-acid sequence MIYLLLSILASTLIFVIFTLFGKYKINTLQAIVINYFTAFITGIVSSTETLSVNEVINKDWFYGALFLGFLFITIFNVMALTAQRNGLSVASVASKMSVVIPILFGLYAYNESLSILKTIGILLALFAVYLTSVKAKTGKVSLKNLWLPILLFFGSGTIDTSIKYIETTYVSENGIPIFSATIFAIAGIIGIVIISAEAIKGKLKLDLRSVFGGIILGIVNYYSIYMLLKALQVDSFESSNIFTINNVAIVMLSTLIGLAFFKEKLSIKNWSGIAIAILSIVLVTLA is encoded by the coding sequence TTGATTTATCTATTACTTAGCATCCTCGCTTCTACTCTTATATTTGTAATTTTCACACTATTTGGAAAATACAAAATTAACACACTTCAAGCTATTGTTATTAATTATTTTACTGCTTTTATTACTGGCATCGTAAGCTCTACAGAGACATTAAGCGTTAACGAAGTTATTAATAAAGACTGGTTTTACGGAGCCCTTTTTCTAGGCTTCCTTTTTATCACTATTTTTAACGTCATGGCATTAACAGCACAACGCAACGGATTATCGGTTGCTTCTGTTGCAAGTAAAATGAGTGTTGTAATTCCAATACTTTTTGGACTGTATGCTTATAATGAAAGCTTAAGTATTTTAAAAACCATAGGCATATTATTAGCCCTTTTTGCTGTCTATTTAACGTCTGTAAAAGCTAAAACAGGCAAAGTGAGTCTTAAGAATTTATGGCTTCCAATTTTACTTTTCTTTGGCTCGGGAACTATTGATACTTCAATAAAATATATTGAAACCACTTATGTTTCGGAAAATGGTATTCCAATATTTTCGGCAACCATTTTTGCTATTGCTGGCATAATTGGTATCGTTATTATTTCCGCGGAAGCGATAAAAGGGAAATTAAAATTAGATTTGAGAAGTGTTTTTGGAGGTATTATTTTAGGTATCGTAAATTACTACTCAATATATATGCTGCTAAAAGCATTACAAGTCGATAGTTTTGAAAGTTCAAACATTTTCACAATAAACAATGTCGCAATAGTTATGCTTTCTACATTAATAGGATTGGCATTTTTTAAAGAAAAACTAAGCATTAAAAATTGGTCAGGTATAGCAATCGCGATACTCTCGATAGTATTAGTAACTTTGGCATAA
- a CDS encoding YigZ family protein: MEESINDTYKTIIKPSEEVLFKDKNSKFYSYAFPIINEDNVKDYLEDLKKQHQKAGHFCYAYQIGKEESSITYRANDDGEPNNSAGMPIYGQIQSFEVTNILIVVVRYFGGVKLGVGGLISAYKTGAQLALEASKIKELTINIDFLIKFEYELMNKVMRVIKEKNLNITNQKLELDCEITISVRKKEAYTILEIFESIYKVSIKEIES, encoded by the coding sequence ATGGAAGAAAGCATAAACGACACTTATAAAACAATTATAAAACCTTCGGAAGAGGTACTTTTTAAGGATAAAAACTCCAAGTTTTATAGTTATGCTTTTCCTATAATAAACGAAGATAATGTGAAAGATTATCTTGAAGATTTAAAAAAACAACATCAAAAAGCAGGACATTTTTGTTATGCATACCAGATTGGCAAAGAAGAAAGCTCTATAACCTATCGCGCAAACGACGATGGAGAACCTAATAATAGTGCAGGAATGCCAATTTATGGTCAAATACAATCGTTTGAAGTTACCAATATATTAATAGTTGTTGTTCGTTATTTTGGAGGCGTAAAGTTAGGTGTTGGTGGTTTAATTAGTGCCTACAAAACAGGAGCGCAATTGGCTTTAGAAGCTTCTAAAATAAAAGAGCTAACCATTAATATTGACTTTCTAATAAAATTCGAATACGAATTAATGAATAAAGTGATGCGCGTTATTAAAGAAAAGAATTTAAACATTACCAATCAGAAATTAGAATTGGATTGCGAGATTACTATTTCGGTTAGAAAAAAAGAGGCATACACAATATTAGAAATATTCGAGTCTATATATAAAGTTTCAATAAAAGAGATTGAATCTTAA
- a CDS encoding thioesterase family protein produces the protein MKKDKIDIRVRYAETDQMGVVHHGNYALYLEIARIEWLRKLGISYRKMEETGVGLPVVSLSVKYKKSIKYDDVITVITILKNEPSVKVEFDFEILNDLGQILSTANVVLVFVDLKTNKPTRPPEYFLKALKK, from the coding sequence ATGAAGAAAGATAAAATTGATATAAGAGTACGTTATGCTGAGACTGATCAAATGGGCGTAGTTCATCATGGAAATTATGCATTATATCTAGAGATAGCTCGTATTGAGTGGTTGAGGAAATTGGGTATTTCTTATAGGAAAATGGAAGAAACAGGAGTTGGTCTTCCTGTGGTGTCATTAAGTGTAAAATATAAGAAATCTATTAAATATGATGACGTAATTACCGTTATAACAATACTTAAAAATGAGCCTTCAGTTAAGGTTGAGTTTGACTTCGAGATACTGAATGATTTAGGACAAATTCTATCAACTGCAAATGTGGTTTTAGTTTTTGTAGATTTAAAGACAAATAAACCAACAAGACCGCCGGAATATTTTTTAAAAGCTCTAAAAAAATAA
- the dnaA gene encoding chromosomal replication initiator protein DnaA, whose translation MSITAQSVWNNCLNFIKDNIQPQAYKTWFEPIMAVKLTDNALSIQVPSKFFYEWLEEHYVKILKVALTKELGETAKLVYIIKMENTYGNKQPFTERIPSSNRSAVKSQDVDVPLKNRDRELRNPFVIPGIRNVKIESQLNPNYNFDNFLEGDSNRLARSAGLAVSAKPGGTSFNPLLIFGGVGLGKTHLAHAIGVDIKDKYPEKTVLYISAEKFTQQYIDSVKKNNRNDFIHFYQLIDVLVIDDVQFLSGKSGTQDVFFHIFNHLHQNGKQVILTSDKAPVDMQDIEQRLLSRFKWGLSAELQTPDFETRVSILKNKLYRDGVEMPDDIIEYVAKHIKSNIRELEGAIISLIAQSSFNKKEINIELAKQVVEKFVKNTKREVSIDYIQKVVSDYFQMDVDTLQSKTRKRHIVQARQLAMFFAKKLTKASLASIGSQIGKRDHATVLHACKTVDNLSSTDKQFRKYVEDLTKKLSV comes from the coding sequence ATGAGTATAACTGCGCAATCGGTATGGAATAACTGTCTTAATTTTATAAAGGACAATATTCAACCTCAAGCATATAAAACTTGGTTCGAACCGATCATGGCAGTGAAGCTTACAGATAATGCTTTAAGCATTCAAGTGCCTAGTAAATTCTTTTACGAATGGCTTGAAGAGCATTATGTTAAAATTTTAAAAGTTGCACTCACAAAAGAATTAGGAGAAACTGCTAAACTGGTTTACATTATTAAAATGGAAAACACTTATGGTAATAAACAACCTTTTACAGAAAGAATTCCAAGTTCTAATCGCTCTGCTGTTAAATCTCAAGATGTAGATGTTCCTTTAAAAAATAGGGATAGAGAATTACGTAATCCATTTGTTATACCTGGAATTCGTAATGTAAAAATAGAATCTCAACTTAATCCAAACTATAATTTCGATAACTTTTTAGAAGGTGATTCTAACCGTTTAGCACGTAGTGCTGGCTTAGCTGTTTCAGCAAAGCCAGGTGGCACTTCTTTTAATCCATTATTAATATTTGGTGGTGTTGGACTAGGAAAAACACATTTAGCACACGCTATTGGTGTTGACATAAAAGATAAATATCCTGAAAAAACAGTTTTATATATTTCTGCTGAAAAATTTACACAACAATATATAGACTCTGTTAAGAAGAACAATAGAAACGATTTTATCCATTTCTACCAATTAATAGATGTTTTAGTTATTGATGATGTACAATTCTTATCTGGAAAGTCTGGAACACAAGATGTATTCTTCCATATCTTCAATCATTTACACCAAAATGGGAAGCAAGTTATTTTAACAAGTGACAAAGCTCCTGTAGATATGCAAGATATAGAGCAACGTTTACTTTCCCGTTTTAAATGGGGATTAAGTGCGGAGCTACAAACACCAGATTTTGAAACTCGTGTTTCTATACTAAAAAACAAATTATATCGTGATGGTGTAGAAATGCCTGATGATATTATAGAATATGTTGCTAAGCATATTAAATCGAACATTCGTGAGCTGGAAGGTGCAATTATATCTTTAATAGCACAATCGTCTTTTAATAAAAAAGAAATAAACATAGAACTAGCGAAGCAAGTTGTTGAAAAGTTTGTAAAAAACACAAAACGAGAGGTTTCTATAGACTACATACAAAAAGTGGTATCAGATTATTTCCAAATGGATGTAGATACACTTCAATCTAAAACTAGAAAACGTCACATTGTACAAGCAAGACAATTAGCCATGTTTTTTGCTAAAAAACTGACGAAAGCTTCTTTAGCCAGTATTGGTTCTCAAATTGGAAAACGTGATCATGCAACTGTTTTGCATGCTTGTAAAACGGTTGATAATTTATCTTCTACAGATAAGCAGTTTAGAAAGTATGTTGAAGATTTGACAAAAAAGCTGTCTGTCTAA
- a CDS encoding low molecular weight protein-tyrosine-phosphatase, producing MIRILMVCLGNICRSPLAHGILDSKLDTEAFKVDSAGTSNYHIGSLPDKRSVAVAKKNNLDISNQHGRQFIVEDFETYDYIYVMDKSNFENVIKMARNVEDIAKVKLILNESHPSKNLEVPDPYYGGDSGFDDVFNMLDKACNVIAKKLKQ from the coding sequence ATGATTAGAATTTTAATGGTATGCCTCGGAAACATCTGTCGCTCACCACTAGCTCATGGTATTTTAGATTCAAAATTAGACACTGAAGCTTTCAAGGTAGATTCTGCAGGAACAAGTAATTACCATATTGGTAGCTTGCCAGATAAACGCTCTGTCGCTGTAGCTAAAAAAAACAACTTAGATATTTCCAACCAACATGGCAGACAATTTATAGTTGAAGATTTTGAAACATATGATTATATCTACGTCATGGACAAATCTAACTTTGAAAATGTTATAAAAATGGCACGCAATGTAGAAGACATTGCAAAAGTTAAGCTTATTCTAAACGAAAGTCATCCAAGCAAAAATTTAGAAGTTCCAGATCCATATTACGGTGGCGATTCTGGATTTGATGATGTTTTTAATATGCTAGATAAAGCTTGTAATGTGATAGCAAAAAAACTAAAACAGTAA
- a CDS encoding PQQ-dependent sugar dehydrogenase, whose protein sequence is MKLIYALLLFCFFSIFSFSQTIELTQFANNFNDPVEIAHTEDDRLFVVEKSGVIKILNNDGTVNATPFLNISASVGSGGERGLLGLAFDPDYATSGRFYVNYTDDSSTQTPNTIVARYTVSSNPNIANTTETILLTIPQPYNNHNGGKLAFGTDGFLYISTGDGGSGGDPGNRSQNTNTLLGKLLRLDVSSTTYTIPTTNPYATTGGLPEIYAIGLRNPWKMSFDKNNGDLWIADVGQSSYEEINKSVGSGTPGDNYGWRCFEGANNYNNESSCPPMSSTKIPVSEYNYGNGPNGFRCSITGGYVYRGSQYSNIIGKYLFADYCSGEIGLLTESGGNWTMSWQLPNINLSWVSFGEDNLGELYVVGGNAVYKISDSTLSVSDEELAAQFKIFPNPSNGEVTVNFGATFSNIETLSIKNSLGQQIKTFNNLASESFSFSTKDYSKGLYFIETLDINGSKTIKKLLIK, encoded by the coding sequence ATGAAATTAATATACGCATTGCTCCTATTCTGTTTTTTCTCAATCTTCTCATTCTCTCAAACTATAGAATTAACTCAATTTGCTAATAATTTTAATGACCCTGTAGAAATAGCTCATACTGAAGACGACAGACTATTCGTCGTTGAAAAGAGCGGCGTAATTAAAATATTAAATAATGATGGAACTGTAAATGCTACACCTTTTTTAAACATAAGTGCTAGTGTTGGTTCTGGTGGAGAACGCGGTTTACTTGGTCTCGCATTCGATCCAGACTATGCTACTTCTGGACGTTTTTACGTTAATTACACTGATGATTCTAGCACGCAAACACCCAATACAATTGTAGCAAGATATACTGTTAGTAGTAATCCTAATATAGCAAACACAACAGAAACTATATTATTAACAATCCCTCAGCCATATAATAATCATAATGGTGGAAAATTAGCATTTGGCACTGATGGTTTTCTGTACATTTCCACTGGAGATGGTGGTTCTGGTGGTGATCCTGGAAATCGTTCACAAAACACAAACACACTACTTGGTAAATTATTAAGACTAGATGTTAGTAGTACTACCTATACTATTCCAACTACAAATCCTTATGCAACAACTGGTGGCTTACCAGAAATTTACGCGATTGGTTTAAGAAACCCTTGGAAAATGTCTTTTGACAAAAACAATGGAGATTTATGGATTGCAGATGTTGGACAAAGTTCTTACGAGGAAATCAATAAATCTGTAGGCTCTGGAACTCCTGGAGACAATTATGGTTGGAGATGTTTTGAAGGCGCAAATAATTATAATAACGAAAGTTCTTGTCCTCCAATGTCTTCTACTAAAATTCCTGTAAGCGAATACAATTATGGCAATGGACCTAATGGTTTTAGATGCTCTATAACTGGTGGCTATGTTTATAGAGGCAGCCAATATTCTAATATAATAGGTAAATATTTATTTGCCGATTATTGTAGTGGAGAAATTGGATTACTAACCGAAAGTGGAGGTAATTGGACTATGTCCTGGCAACTACCCAATATTAATTTATCTTGGGTTAGTTTTGGTGAAGATAATTTAGGAGAGTTATATGTAGTTGGTGGCAATGCTGTTTATAAAATATCAGACTCTACTTTAAGCGTTTCAGATGAAGAACTAGCTGCTCAATTTAAAATATTTCCAAATCCATCAAATGGAGAAGTAACGGTTAATTTTGGTGCAACTTTTTCTAATATTGAAACACTTTCAATTAAAAACAGTTTAGGACAACAAATAAAAACTTTTAATAACTTAGCATCTGAAAGCTTTAGCTTTTCAACCAAAGATTATTCAAAAGGATTATACTTTATTGAAACATTAGATATTAATGGCTCAAAAACAATAAAAAAACTACTTATTAAATAA
- a CDS encoding SAM-dependent methyltransferase translates to MNDTYGKLYLIPTTLGDTDPLNVLPLTVKNAIEQIDIFIVENEKTARRDIKKICPNKEQSSLTLFPLNKFTDISELPTYLEPCKEGLNVGLISEAGCPGVADPGADIVKLAHEFDIKVVPLVGPSSILMAMMSSGMNGQSFAFNGYLPIDKSERKQEIKRLERLSYEHNQSQLFIETPYRNNKFLEDLCNTLNGNTDICVACDITLPSEYIKTMSANDWKRNNVDLHKRPTLFIIHKS, encoded by the coding sequence ATGAACGACACTTACGGAAAACTATATCTTATTCCAACAACATTAGGCGACACAGATCCTTTAAACGTTTTACCATTAACAGTAAAAAATGCCATTGAGCAAATAGATATTTTTATTGTTGAAAACGAAAAGACAGCTAGACGCGACATCAAGAAAATTTGCCCTAATAAAGAGCAATCAAGCCTAACACTGTTTCCATTAAACAAATTTACAGACATTAGTGAGTTACCAACCTATTTAGAGCCTTGTAAAGAAGGTTTAAATGTCGGTTTAATTTCTGAAGCAGGTTGTCCAGGTGTTGCAGATCCAGGAGCCGACATCGTTAAATTAGCTCATGAATTCGATATCAAGGTAGTTCCATTGGTTGGACCTTCGTCTATATTAATGGCAATGATGAGTTCTGGAATGAATGGTCAGAGCTTTGCTTTTAATGGCTATTTACCAATAGATAAAAGTGAACGCAAACAAGAGATTAAACGCTTAGAGCGCTTATCTTACGAGCACAACCAATCTCAACTGTTTATTGAAACACCGTATAGAAACAATAAATTTTTAGAAGATTTGTGTAATACCCTAAATGGTAATACAGACATTTGTGTGGCTTGCGATATTACATTGCCTTCAGAGTATATAAAAACAATGTCTGCAAACGATTGGAAAAGAAATAACGTCGACCTTCATAAAAGACCAACGTTATTTATTATTCATAAAAGCTAA